A window of the Parabacteroides merdae ATCC 43184 genome harbors these coding sequences:
- a CDS encoding dihydrodipicolinate synthase family protein, protein MKNYQRLKGLIAASFTPMDAQGKINLSVIDKYADLMAKSDMTGVFVCGTTGESQSLTTNERKNILEQWVKSSNGRFKVIVHVGSNSQVEAIELARHAAETGADAIAAMAPCFFKPETVKDLIDFFTPIANSAEELPFYYYNMPSMTGVFLPVATFLTEGKKVMPNLVGTKFTHNNLMEMGECLTLNNGEFEVLHGYDEILISGLAFGAVAGVGSTYNYLPEVYHGILKAVEEGDFQHARKLQMKSIEIVKIIIKYGGGVRGGKAIMNLIGIECGPCRLPIPAVSKEEYDMLKNDLIKIGFLSK, encoded by the coding sequence ATGAAAAACTATCAACGTTTAAAAGGGCTAATTGCGGCATCTTTCACTCCTATGGATGCCCAAGGAAAGATTAATCTTTCCGTAATCGATAAGTATGCAGATCTGATGGCTAAATCTGATATGACAGGAGTGTTCGTGTGCGGTACGACCGGAGAGTCGCAATCCCTAACAACTAATGAACGAAAAAATATTCTAGAGCAATGGGTTAAATCATCCAATGGACGATTTAAAGTAATAGTCCATGTAGGCAGTAATTCACAAGTAGAAGCAATCGAATTAGCACGCCATGCGGCAGAGACAGGAGCCGATGCTATTGCCGCAATGGCACCTTGTTTCTTCAAGCCGGAAACTGTCAAAGATTTAATTGACTTTTTTACTCCGATTGCCAACAGTGCAGAAGAACTACCATTCTATTATTACAATATGCCATCTATGACTGGTGTATTTTTACCTGTTGCGACCTTTCTGACAGAGGGTAAAAAAGTGATGCCTAATTTAGTGGGAACAAAATTTACACACAATAATCTCATGGAAATGGGTGAATGTTTAACATTAAATAACGGTGAATTTGAAGTACTTCACGGGTATGATGAAATTCTAATCTCAGGATTAGCATTCGGAGCAGTTGCCGGCGTTGGAAGCACCTATAACTATCTTCCCGAAGTCTACCACGGTATTTTGAAAGCAGTTGAAGAAGGGGACTTCCAACATGCGAGAAAATTACAAATGAAATCAATAGAAATAGTAAAAATAATCATTAAATACGGAGGAGGTGTACGAGGAGGTAAAGCAATTATGAATTTGATCGGAATAGAGTGCGGCCCATGCAGACTACCCATTCCAGCTGTAAGCAAGGAAGAATATGATATGCTGAAAAACGATTTAATAAAAATCGGTTTCTTATCTAAATAA
- a CDS encoding sodium:solute symporter family protein, whose protein sequence is MSNTVKIGTIFLACLLNLFQAAALKESIPSTNPRLEKIKWDNSLTLPDLDGKPNIGVAGAFSGFIDNHLIIAGGANFPYATPWNGGNKTYQNTIYCINTIQPASKWLVLPESMPKALAYGNSIELHTGILCIGGCDSIQCYNDVFQIQLIDGQIKIDTEWPSLPVPLANATASLLGDKIYVAGGQKSMEKPEATNYFFVLDLNSRNKGWKELPSWPGEPRGYAVSTTQSDGFDKCFYLFSGRNYKADGYINTLTDGYAFNPRLNSWKKLKQSFPVMAGNALSCGANHILFLGGVPQLIPGSDDHPGFDNTIRLYHTITQSLIKKEVAPYPISVTTNIAQKGNTFYVGSGEVKPGIRTPHVLKGEIIPFEKKLGIVNTIVIILYFVSLGWIGYYFSKKQKNTDDYFKGGGRLPWWAVGLSIFGTSLSAITFMSIPAKAYSSDWSYMLVNAGILMVVPFILYLFIPFYRKLNVTTAYEYLEQRFSSLIRVLCSIAFILFQVGRMGIVLFLPAIALNVVTGFDIFLCIGLMGILSLIYTMMGGIEAVVWTDALQVVILLGGAILVVIMAACNIPDGVSGIIREASVDNKFDLGSLNFDLRQSTLWTVLIATFFTNLTTYGTDQTMVQRYMTTETEKQAQKSVLTNAILTIPATLLFFFVGTVLYVYYKHNPTDLSLTITDGDAILPWYIYSQLPQGVTGLLISGIFAAAMSTLSSSMNSAATAYIVDIHGKIIKKEAKDNLRTAKIATLFLGIAGIAFAYMMATWEIKSLWDEFNKILGIILGSLGGLFLLGMITRKANTAGALCGIIGSIFIQLIVIQQQSVHLLLYTTTGFVSCFVIGYIASWIIPGKTKNIDHLTIYKIFSKK, encoded by the coding sequence ATGTCTAATACAGTCAAAATAGGAACAATTTTTCTGGCTTGTTTATTGAATTTATTTCAAGCCGCAGCATTAAAAGAAAGTATCCCTTCAACTAATCCTAGATTGGAAAAAATCAAATGGGATAATTCTCTTACTCTACCTGATTTAGACGGCAAGCCGAATATCGGAGTTGCGGGAGCTTTTTCAGGTTTTATAGACAACCACCTAATTATTGCAGGAGGCGCAAATTTTCCTTATGCCACACCTTGGAATGGAGGAAATAAGACTTATCAGAATACAATATATTGTATAAACACAATCCAGCCAGCCTCCAAATGGTTAGTATTACCAGAAAGTATGCCAAAAGCCTTGGCATACGGCAATTCTATAGAATTGCATACAGGTATATTATGTATTGGAGGTTGCGATTCCATCCAATGCTATAATGATGTTTTCCAAATTCAACTAATTGACGGACAAATAAAAATTGACACAGAGTGGCCTTCCTTACCTGTTCCTTTAGCAAATGCGACAGCCTCTTTGCTTGGAGATAAAATATATGTGGCCGGAGGTCAGAAAAGCATGGAAAAGCCCGAAGCTACCAATTATTTTTTTGTTCTAGATCTCAACAGCCGCAATAAAGGTTGGAAAGAATTACCATCATGGCCAGGAGAACCTCGAGGATATGCAGTGAGTACAACTCAAAGTGACGGTTTTGATAAATGCTTTTATCTTTTTAGTGGGCGTAACTATAAAGCTGACGGATACATAAATACACTTACAGATGGCTATGCCTTCAACCCACGTTTAAATTCATGGAAGAAACTGAAACAAAGCTTTCCAGTCATGGCTGGCAATGCATTATCTTGTGGTGCAAACCATATTCTTTTTTTAGGGGGTGTACCACAATTAATTCCAGGATCCGATGATCATCCAGGTTTTGACAATACAATTCGTCTTTACCATACTATCACCCAAAGTTTGATAAAGAAAGAAGTTGCTCCTTATCCTATTTCCGTTACAACCAATATTGCCCAAAAAGGCAATACATTTTATGTAGGGAGTGGTGAAGTCAAGCCTGGTATTCGTACACCTCATGTCCTAAAAGGGGAAATCATCCCATTCGAAAAAAAACTGGGTATAGTCAATACAATTGTTATCATTTTATATTTTGTATCTCTTGGTTGGATTGGCTACTATTTTTCGAAGAAGCAAAAAAATACAGACGACTATTTCAAAGGAGGAGGACGACTCCCTTGGTGGGCTGTTGGACTAAGTATTTTCGGAACGAGTCTGAGTGCTATCACATTCATGTCCATTCCCGCAAAAGCTTATTCTTCCGATTGGAGCTACATGCTTGTAAATGCAGGTATCTTAATGGTTGTTCCATTCATATTATATTTGTTTATTCCATTCTATCGCAAACTGAATGTTACAACAGCATACGAATATTTAGAACAACGATTCAGTTCTTTAATTCGGGTACTTTGCAGTATAGCTTTCATCCTATTTCAGGTTGGTCGTATGGGAATTGTCTTATTCTTACCAGCTATAGCATTAAATGTTGTTACAGGCTTCGATATATTTCTCTGCATAGGGCTGATGGGAATATTAAGTCTTATCTATACCATGATGGGAGGTATTGAAGCTGTAGTGTGGACAGATGCTTTACAAGTCGTTATTCTATTAGGTGGTGCCATCCTGGTTGTTATCATGGCCGCATGCAATATCCCTGATGGGGTCTCAGGTATTATCCGAGAAGCATCAGTTGACAATAAATTCGACTTGGGAAGTTTAAATTTCGACTTGAGGCAATCAACATTATGGACTGTACTAATTGCGACTTTCTTTACCAATTTAACAACTTATGGTACAGACCAGACAATGGTACAACGCTATATGACTACCGAAACAGAAAAACAAGCACAGAAAAGTGTACTGACAAATGCAATTCTTACTATTCCCGCGACACTTCTTTTCTTTTTCGTAGGCACAGTATTATATGTTTACTATAAACATAATCCAACAGATTTAAGTTTGACAATCACAGACGGAGATGCAATTCTCCCTTGGTACATTTATTCTCAACTCCCCCAAGGAGTCACAGGACTTTTAATTTCAGGGATATTTGCAGCAGCCATGTCTACCCTCAGTAGCAGTATGAATTCGGCCGCCACCGCCTACATTGTTGATATTCACGGCAAAATAATTAAAAAAGAAGCAAAAGACAACTTACGCACAGCAAAAATAGCAACTCTTTTCTTAGGTATTGCAGGAATAGCTTTTGCTTATATGATGGCAACTTGGGAAATAAAATCATTATGGGATGAATTCAATAAAATTTTAGGTATCATTTTAGGTAGCCTTGGTGGACTCTTCCTATTAGGAATGATCACACGAAAAGCAAATACTGCAGGAGCATTATGCGGCATTATCGGTAGTATATTTATACAACTGATCGTCATCCAACAGCAATCCGTACATCTCTTACTATATACAACTACTGGATTTGTCTCATGCTTCGTTATTGGGTATATAGCAAGTTGGATTATTCCCGGCAAGACTAAAAACATAGATCATTTAACAATATATAAAATATTCTCTAAAAAATAA
- a CDS encoding FadR/GntR family transcriptional regulator: MDTLKVHSQTITLVDQVEDKLLNYLKEKDIRTGDSIPNELELAAALGVARSVLREALSRLKMMGMIETRTRRGMILTEPTILGGMKRVVDPRILGEEALFDILGFRIALEIGICSDIFRNITPEDISELEEIVKMGIVFENNEYAPVSEFTFHAKLYEITGNKTISEFQDIIHPVMIFVKNKFKDLLEPINIEMKEQGQIVTHVDLLNFLKNRNELGYRKAIEQHFEVYKRFLNSRK, from the coding sequence ATGGATACATTAAAAGTACATAGTCAGACAATCACACTTGTTGATCAAGTAGAGGATAAACTTCTCAATTATTTAAAAGAAAAAGATATACGTACAGGAGATTCTATTCCTAATGAATTGGAATTGGCAGCAGCACTGGGGGTAGCTCGCAGTGTACTTCGAGAGGCTTTAAGTCGGTTAAAGATGATGGGGATGATAGAAACTCGTACGCGTCGGGGGATGATCCTAACAGAACCAACGATTCTTGGAGGAATGAAACGAGTTGTCGATCCACGTATTTTAGGCGAAGAGGCTCTTTTCGATATTTTAGGATTCAGAATTGCTTTGGAAATAGGGATATGTAGCGATATTTTCAGAAATATTACTCCGGAAGACATTTCAGAACTGGAAGAAATTGTAAAAATGGGAATTGTCTTTGAAAATAATGAATATGCCCCTGTCAGCGAATTTACATTCCATGCTAAATTATACGAAATCACAGGAAATAAAACTATTTCCGAATTCCAAGATATCATTCATCCCGTAATGATTTTTGTAAAAAACAAATTCAAGGATTTATTAGAACCTATCAATATAGAAATGAAAGAGCAAGGGCAGATAGTTACCCACGTAGATCTGCTTAATTTTCTCAAAAACAGAAATGAGCTTGGGTATCGAAAAGCAATAGAACAACACTTTGAAGTATATAAAAGATTTCTAAACAGTAGAAAATGA
- a CDS encoding DUF4858 domain-containing protein, whose protein sequence is MHKQLLIVMLICLKGADYISAQQWTKKDSVWLQNVLSGKEKLELNPETMKAIQSGSFINLDEPASDMKMSPVTPLPILKDFTEYIQTDSTHRKIALKDLPPGVFWLYAPPPGKFLPVYKNMLETWKNDPMNRSHNTGFVTFDFAEMTSRKSYIHKRNAKRDGTWRNYNNLPTPDIIKKKKKLATGHPEFARQDTLLSRKDSLQLKDTTHVTSFAPMN, encoded by the coding sequence ATGCACAAACAACTGCTTATAGTGATGTTGATTTGTCTGAAAGGTGCCGATTATATATCTGCACAGCAGTGGACAAAAAAGGATTCAGTCTGGCTCCAGAACGTCTTGTCCGGTAAAGAAAAGCTGGAACTGAATCCAGAGACGATGAAAGCGATTCAATCAGGTTCTTTTATAAACTTGGATGAACCGGCTTCCGACATGAAAATGTCACCGGTAACCCCGTTACCCATCCTCAAAGATTTCACCGAATACATACAAACAGATTCAACCCATCGTAAAATAGCATTAAAGGACCTGCCTCCTGGTGTTTTCTGGTTATATGCTCCTCCTCCCGGTAAATTTTTACCGGTCTATAAAAATATGCTCGAAACATGGAAAAACGATCCTATGAATCGTTCTCATAACACAGGCTTCGTCACTTTCGACTTCGCAGAAATGACCAGCAGGAAGAGTTATATACACAAACGTAATGCCAAAAGAGATGGGACATGGAGAAATTACAACAATCTGCCTACTCCCGACATCATCAAGAAAAAGAAGAAACTCGCAACTGGTCATCCGGAATTTGCCAGGCAGGATACGCTTTTGTCACGCAAGGATTCGTTGCAGTTAAAAGACACGACACACGTAACCTCCTTTGCTCCGATGAACTAA
- a CDS encoding redoxin domain-containing protein translates to MNTKTLIALLMAGAGLASCSQPIPSYTVMGNIPDSTFNGKTVYIFDRDKGQNIDSAVIENGAFTFTGQIDTAVLCLTQVGRKYYTTFMLENGTIQLNMETPNSASGTPLNETFSSYIQEEKRISELFQNKMKEIREQEQDKSKVQELTKTYYDNEYKPAYMAMLKDFIDKNQDNYIGAFALQNLSNFMNPEEMESIIAQSSAFIQSRNIIRKLSQRITNLKKTAVGQPFTDFTVETEDGKKVSLSDYVGKGNYVLVDFWASWCGPCRAETPILAEVYNQYKDKGFQVLGVATWDQPKDTKKAIEDLKITWPQILNAQNTPSELYGFNGIPHIILFGPDGTIVARDLRGDALKAKVKEMMQ, encoded by the coding sequence ATGAATACAAAAACATTAATCGCATTGCTCATGGCAGGAGCAGGCCTTGCCTCCTGTTCACAGCCGATTCCCTCCTACACGGTAATGGGAAATATCCCCGATTCTACCTTTAATGGGAAAACAGTCTATATCTTCGACCGGGATAAGGGGCAAAACATTGACAGCGCAGTGATTGAAAACGGAGCGTTTACGTTCACCGGTCAGATTGACACCGCTGTTTTATGCCTAACCCAAGTCGGAAGGAAATACTATACCACCTTCATGCTCGAAAACGGTACCATCCAACTGAACATGGAAACTCCGAACAGCGCGTCCGGCACTCCCTTGAATGAGACCTTCAGCAGCTATATCCAAGAAGAAAAAAGAATCAGTGAACTCTTCCAGAACAAAATGAAAGAGATCCGGGAGCAGGAACAAGATAAAAGTAAAGTCCAAGAATTGACAAAGACCTATTACGACAATGAGTATAAGCCGGCCTATATGGCTATGCTGAAGGACTTCATCGATAAAAACCAAGATAATTACATCGGTGCTTTTGCCCTTCAAAACCTATCGAACTTTATGAACCCGGAAGAAATGGAATCTATCATTGCCCAATCCAGCGCCTTTATCCAAAGTAGGAACATCATCCGGAAACTGAGCCAACGGATTACCAACCTGAAAAAGACGGCCGTCGGACAACCTTTCACCGACTTTACAGTGGAAACCGAAGATGGCAAAAAGGTTTCCCTCTCCGACTATGTAGGAAAAGGGAATTATGTATTGGTTGACTTCTGGGCAAGCTGGTGCGGCCCCTGTCGTGCAGAGACCCCGATACTGGCAGAAGTGTATAACCAATACAAGGATAAAGGATTCCAAGTACTTGGTGTAGCCACATGGGACCAGCCGAAAGATACAAAGAAAGCCATCGAAGATTTGAAGATTACTTGGCCACAGATTCTCAATGCCCAGAACACGCCTTCTGAACTGTACGGCTTCAACGGAATTCCGCATATCATCTTGTTTGGCCCTGACGGGACAATCGTAGCTCGCGACCTGAGAGGCGATGCGTTGAAAGCAAAAGTAAAAGAGATGATGCAATAA